The Brassica oleracea var. oleracea cultivar TO1000 chromosome C6, BOL, whole genome shotgun sequence genome includes a region encoding these proteins:
- the LOC106298076 gene encoding uncharacterized protein LOC106298076: MSLAMDRALMALSLDEEDTPFEMPDLPDFTSAEENKLSLMGRLLNPERQRMSNLIIQMPRKWQKEGKVRGIALSQEKFQFIFNSEHDLQDVLDKGVQTHYEWVIVLERWMENPPEDYLQYIPLWVRISNIPETFYTVEAIGKLGDFVGKVELVAFDPSKPVTQNYIRVLVKFNVANPLRMSKALTYKGKSFVIHYNYENVQKRCFECFRLNHEKDYCPLVVRKRQEEAAERRSKVSPQSTPLQPFFKEGDPLKGVLADYQVGINPMNGRPKISKEVLEEMRRYLLADTGENREIKEYKIKQSVSLAEKDPVAQKLCLQLEAPPQVTKELNKGKGLVFDYSKKSETEQSGARREPAEKLMAASIKAHSSLILRRDNEVLLLRDKEESDGGYFSSRSDEPTGFSAGFYESGSAGFVKKRSYQRKRPPKARRMQRKFTEKERGEILEGHRREGKQEVGCKKRKCDSEGERSRSISKAPCIKVIPNEGSPKL; the protein is encoded by the coding sequence ATGTCGTTAGCCATGGACAGAGCCTTAATGGCTTTGTCGTTAGATGAAGAAGATACCCCGTTTGAGATGCCAGATCTACCAGATTTCACCTCTGCTGAAGAAAATAAACTCAGCCTGATGGGAAGGCTCTTAAACCCAGAGCGACAAAGGATGTCTAATCTCATTATCCAAATGCCCAGAAAATGGCAAAAAGAAGGTAAAGTCAGAGGTATAGCCCTGTCTCAAGAGAAGTTCCAGTTCATCTTCAACTCCGAACACGACCTTCAAGATGTTCTGGACAAGGGAGTTCAGACACATTACGAGTGGGTCATAGTCTTAGAGCGATGGATGGAAAACCCACCGGAAGATTATCTGCAGTACATCCCGCTCTGGGTCAGAATAAGTAACATTCCGGAGACTTTTTACACGGTGGAGGCGATAGGAAAGCTAGGTGACTTTGTGGGAAAGGTTGAACTAGTAGCTTTCGACCCCTCCAAGCCGGTCACGCAGAACTACATCAGGGTGCTGGTGAAATTCAACGTGGCTAACCCTCTAAGGATGTCTAAAGCTCTCACTTACAAAGGCAAATCTTTTGTTATCCACTACAACTATGAGAATGTGCAGAAAAGATGCTTTGAATGCTTCAGACTGAATCATGAGAAGGACTACTGTCCCTTAGTAGTCAGGAAAAGACAAGAAGAAGCGGCCGAAAGGAGAAGTAAAGTCTCCCCCCAGTCTACCCCGCTGCAACCCTTTTTCAAAGAAGGTGATCCACTCAAAGGTGTGCTTGCTGATTACCAAGTCGGTATCAACCCAATGAATGGCAGACCCAAAATTTCAAAAGAGGTTCTTGAAGAGATGCGCAGATATCTGCTTGCTGACACTGGGGAAAACAGAGAGATAAAGGAGTATAAAATCAAACAATCTGTCAGTCTTGCTGAAAAAGATCCAGTGGCTCAAAAGCTGTGTCTACAGCTGGAGGCTCCACCTCAAGTGACCAAAGAACTCAACAAAGGAAAAGGGCTAGTCTTCGACTACTCCAAGAAATCAGAAACAGAGCAGTCCGGTGCAAGGAGAGAACCAGCTGAGAAACTGATGGCAGCCTCGATCAAAGCCCACTCTTCTCTGATCCTCAGAAGAGACAATGAAGTCTTGCTGTTGCGTGACAAAGAAGAGAGTGATGGTGGGTATTTCTCTTCGCGTTCTGATGAACCTACGGGCTTCAGTGCTGGATTCTATGAGTCTGGTTCTGCCGGGTTTGTCAAGAAGCGCTCTTACCAGAGGAAAAGACCCCCCAAAGCTAGAAGAATGCAAAGGAAGTTCACAGAGAAAGAAAGGGGAGAGATACTGGAAGGTCACAGGAGAGAAGGAAAACAAGAGGTGGGATGCAAGAAAAGGAAGTGTGACAGTGAAGGGGAGAGGAGTAGGTCAATCAGCAAGGCACCTTGCATTAAGGTGATCCCAAATGAGGGATCGCCCAAGCTTTAA
- the LOC106299111 gene encoding glutathione S-transferase U12-like gives MAQSGLNSTVKLLGTWGSPFALRAQVALHLKSVEYEYMEEVLNSKSDLLLESNPIYKKVPVLIHGDVSVCESLNIVQYIDESWPSDPSILPSHPSDRAFARFWAHFVDGKCFETINAVAGAKDNDVRMAMAGNLTDCLTSLEEAFQKSSKGGYLFGGENIGFLDIACGAMVGPLSVVETFSGVKFLSEDTTPGMLQWAEKFRAHEAVEPYLPTVAEFLEFAKKKFNVQ, from the exons ATGGCTCAGAGCGGTTTGAACAGTACTGTGAAGTTATTAGGGACATGGGGAAGCCCTTTCGCTTTAAGGGCTCAAGTAGCTCTACATCTCAAGTCTGTAGAGTACGAGTACATGGAAGAAGTCCTGAACTCGAAGAGCGATCTTCTTCTTGAATCCAACCCAATCTACAAGAAAGTCCCTGTCTTAATCCACGGTGATGTCTCCGTCTGCGAGTCTCTCAACATCGTTCAGTACATCGACGAATCTTGGCCGTCAGATCCTTCCATCCTCCCCTCACATCCCAGTGATCGCGCCTTTGCTCGTTTCTGGGCTCACTTCGTCGACGGAAAG TGCTTTGAAACGATCAATGCGGTGGCCGGAGCAAAAGATAACGATGTGAGAATGGCCATGGCGGGGAATTTGACAGATTGTCTAACGTCGCTTGAGGAAGCGTTTCAGAAAAGCAGCAAAGGCGGATACTTATTTGGAGGAGAAAACATTGGGTTCCTCGACATCGCTTGTGGGGCTATGGTGGGCCCACTTTCTGTCGTCGAGACGTTTTCAGGTGTGAAGTTTTTGAGTGAAGATACAACACCAGGCATGCTCCAGTGGGCTGAGAAGTTCAGGGCCCATGAAGCAGT